The following are encoded in a window of Brevibacillus sp. DP1.3A genomic DNA:
- a CDS encoding YafY family protein yields MRADRLLTILLLLQNHGRMTSKQLAERLEVSERTVHRDMEALSASGVPVYALRGADGGWALAEGYRSNLTGMKIDELQSLLVASPAALLNDLGLHENYEAAFLKLLSALPKTVQQDAIHVRQLLHIDGAGWHESTETFPFLSMVQDAVWLSCKLFIRYMREDVAVERIVCPLGLVAKRSIWYLVAQVDEDMRTYRISRLLDAQLLDDGFIRPSDFDLASYWEQSTMDFKSSLPRYPARLLVKKETLPAVKQERYIKIASTQAATDDWMEAKVEFHTLASACSLVLSFGPHIQVLEPQELKREVAEQARAILRLYEGQN; encoded by the coding sequence ATGCGGGCAGATCGACTTCTTACGATCTTGTTGCTCTTACAAAACCACGGTCGCATGACTTCCAAGCAATTAGCAGAAAGGCTGGAGGTGTCCGAGCGAACCGTTCATCGTGATATGGAAGCTTTGAGTGCGTCGGGCGTTCCCGTCTATGCGCTGCGCGGTGCAGATGGGGGCTGGGCTCTGGCAGAAGGGTATCGCAGTAATTTGACCGGAATGAAAATAGATGAGCTGCAATCACTTCTCGTAGCCTCCCCTGCTGCCTTGTTGAATGATCTCGGGCTGCATGAAAACTATGAAGCTGCTTTTCTCAAGCTGTTGTCCGCGCTGCCAAAAACCGTTCAGCAGGACGCCATCCACGTACGCCAGCTCCTTCATATCGATGGGGCTGGCTGGCATGAATCGACGGAGACGTTTCCGTTCTTGTCCATGGTTCAAGATGCCGTATGGCTTTCCTGCAAGCTGTTCATTCGTTACATGCGCGAGGATGTAGCCGTAGAGCGCATTGTCTGTCCGCTCGGGCTCGTCGCCAAGCGAAGCATTTGGTATTTGGTCGCCCAAGTGGACGAGGACATGCGGACGTACCGGATTTCACGACTGTTGGATGCACAGCTGTTAGATGATGGCTTCATCCGTCCAAGCGATTTCGACCTCGCTTCTTATTGGGAACAATCCACAATGGACTTCAAGTCCAGCCTCCCACGTTATCCTGCCCGGTTGCTAGTCAAAAAAGAGACGTTGCCTGCTGTAAAACAGGAGCGTTATATAAAAATAGCTTCCACCCAAGCCGCAACAGACGACTGGATGGAAGCAAAGGTTGAATTTCACACACTTGCATCAGCATGTTCGCTGGTGCTCAGCTTCGGCCCGCACATTCAAGTGTTGGAGCCACAAGAGCTGAAACGTGAGGTCGCAGAGCAGGCTCGCGCTATACTTCGCCTGTACGAGGGCCAGAATTAG
- a CDS encoding SDR family oxidoreductase — protein MKPLQGKVAVVAGGTRGAGRGIAVSLGEAGATVYVTGRTVRGQHSDMARQETIEETAELVTASGGIGIAVRVDHTQEEEVKAFFERVKAEQNGQLDLLVNDIWGGDPLTHWGTPFWEQPLADGLLMQERAIRTHMITSHYAVPLMVAQKKGLIIEITDGIDYRYRGNLYYSLAKISTIHLAASMAEDLRPHGVTALALTPGFLRSEAMLDLFGVTEETWREAVQQDKHFIMSETPTYIGRAVVALASDPAVAEKTGKTVSTWGLSDEYPFRDRDGSRPHWGNYAEEQGFYR, from the coding sequence ATGAAACCATTACAAGGCAAAGTAGCGGTGGTAGCAGGCGGCACAAGAGGAGCAGGTCGGGGGATCGCGGTCAGTCTGGGAGAAGCAGGGGCGACGGTATATGTGACGGGACGCACGGTGCGTGGTCAGCACTCTGATATGGCGCGACAGGAGACGATCGAAGAGACAGCAGAGCTCGTGACGGCAAGCGGCGGAATCGGGATCGCTGTGCGAGTCGATCATACGCAGGAAGAAGAGGTAAAAGCGTTCTTTGAGCGAGTAAAAGCGGAGCAAAATGGACAGCTCGATCTTTTGGTCAATGACATCTGGGGTGGAGATCCGTTGACTCACTGGGGGACGCCGTTCTGGGAGCAGCCATTGGCAGACGGCCTCTTGATGCAAGAGCGAGCCATTCGTACGCATATGATCACCAGTCATTATGCGGTTCCACTCATGGTGGCACAGAAAAAAGGGCTGATCATCGAGATTACGGACGGAATCGACTATCGGTACCGCGGCAATCTGTACTACAGCTTGGCAAAAATCTCGACGATTCATCTAGCTGCGTCGATGGCAGAGGACCTGCGCCCCCACGGGGTTACCGCGTTGGCATTAACACCGGGCTTCCTACGCTCAGAAGCGATGCTTGATCTTTTTGGCGTGACTGAAGAGACGTGGAGAGAGGCAGTGCAACAAGATAAGCACTTCATCATGTCGGAAACACCTACGTATATCGGTCGAGCAGTGGTTGCGCTGGCTTCGGACCCGGCTGTCGCAGAAAAAACAGGGAAGACGGTCAGTACATGGGGCTTGTCGGACGAGTATCCTTTTAGGGATAGAGACGGTAGCCGCCCGCATTGGGGAAATTACGCAGAGGAACAAGGGTTTTACCGCTAG
- a CDS encoding benzoate/H(+) symporter BenE family transporter encodes MVPEKPFSTLKKIPADFSLSAVIVGLIATMVSYAGPLLIVFQAAKGAGLSDAVLASWIWAISIGSGLTCIVLSIWFRTPIITAWSTPGAVLLVTSLTVYSFPDAIGAYIFSAVVITLVGVSGLFSVLMKYVPQSITTAMLAGILLSFGVEVFVSMQHLPALALPMIFCYLFAKRWSPRYAVVLTLFVGLGVAFLLGRLQMDNVQMSLVQPIFTMPTFSLDAIIGLGIPLCIVALASQNAPGISVLKADGYDTPAGPLVTTTGIASLLLAPFGSPGINLAAITAAICTGKEAHPDHTKRYIAGIACGGFYLLFGMFGATMASVFAALPKELIAVIAGLALFASLSSSLAQAMSEAKERECALVTFLVTISGISIGGIGAAFWGLIAGVITHLILNGNVKSWLVKKKDTQPLA; translated from the coding sequence GTGGTACCCGAAAAACCTTTCTCGACCCTGAAAAAAATCCCTGCTGACTTCTCTCTATCTGCCGTTATTGTTGGACTCATCGCCACGATGGTCTCCTATGCAGGACCATTGCTGATCGTCTTTCAAGCTGCCAAGGGTGCCGGACTCAGCGATGCAGTCCTCGCCTCTTGGATTTGGGCTATCTCGATTGGGAGCGGCTTGACGTGCATTGTGCTCAGTATTTGGTTTCGCACCCCGATCATCACAGCATGGTCGACGCCGGGGGCCGTTCTGTTAGTCACCAGCTTGACGGTATACTCCTTTCCCGACGCGATTGGCGCTTATATTTTTTCGGCCGTGGTCATTACGCTCGTCGGTGTTTCCGGTTTGTTTTCCGTCTTGATGAAATACGTCCCGCAGTCGATTACGACCGCCATGCTCGCGGGGATTCTCCTGTCATTTGGCGTAGAAGTCTTTGTTTCCATGCAGCACCTGCCTGCATTGGCTCTGCCGATGATCTTTTGCTACCTGTTCGCCAAGCGCTGGTCTCCACGGTATGCTGTCGTTCTTACGCTTTTCGTCGGCTTGGGTGTCGCCTTTCTTTTGGGACGTTTGCAAATGGACAATGTCCAGATGTCCCTCGTCCAGCCCATCTTTACGATGCCGACGTTTTCTCTCGATGCGATCATCGGCTTGGGGATTCCATTGTGCATCGTCGCGCTTGCCTCTCAGAACGCCCCAGGAATTAGCGTCTTAAAAGCAGACGGGTACGATACACCTGCTGGACCGCTCGTAACAACTACTGGCATCGCTTCACTATTGCTCGCTCCTTTTGGTTCACCAGGCATCAATCTCGCGGCGATTACAGCTGCGATTTGCACGGGAAAAGAAGCTCATCCGGATCATACCAAGCGCTACATTGCCGGAATTGCCTGCGGCGGCTTTTACTTACTCTTCGGGATGTTTGGCGCTACAATGGCTTCGGTGTTCGCTGCCTTGCCCAAAGAATTGATCGCCGTCATTGCTGGCTTGGCTCTGTTTGCCTCGCTCAGTTCCAGCCTCGCACAGGCGATGAGCGAAGCGAAGGAACGGGAATGCGCCTTGGTTACGTTTCTCGTCACGATTTCCGGCATCTCCATTGGCGGAATCGGTGCTGCTTTCTGGGGCTTGATTGCGGGGGTCATCACCCATCTGATTTTGAATGGCAATGTGAAAAGCTGGCTTGTGAAAAAGAAGGATACGCAGCCGTTGGCATAG